A genomic segment from bacterium encodes:
- a CDS encoding T9SS type A sorting domain-containing protein, translated as MKTLTVLAMIGWGTILFGQPVGSTYVAGDTRYDYQHNGSCGRMIGLDDSGYVHVVWMRGYNIGERRIFYNRWSPAADSFDFPGGTLADQSQLAGYVTLAVTGDGCPIPAFHQINYAADYNAHTAVSLCLESTSMPPWRYYAGASIEIIWPIIALSGDSVIHIISRENNAMGILYDPLYYSRGVLQRDSVGGMAVCWQDYDGSGFEVLDTVATFSFTVAAARYSGRAVRGWGKVIGWSPHSPYDPLLYNNDIILEFSNDAGISWGNRYNITQFTPPDTAWHNQGGHWQVCNRDTLRSFTDLSLLFDPDDVLHAAFTVVPFYHWRNDTVGPYTTRGASLIYHWNEATGQFSLIADGWIPAGCGRWQTIVQRPSLAMDEETGDLYCAYVRYDTAQVSEQGWFNADVWISVSTNGGSSWSVGTNVTRTAPLNIPAPPGDSRSEREPTLAETVQDGFLHLSYVLDLDAGSLPQDEGTATQNDFLYQRIPVDSIPTAPILPNYPLRWDSTGFASSPPRADRIVPERYILYAPYPNPFNSTVQLQFELPREANVNLRVFDVLGRMVETLADGVRLGGRHAITWDAQARASGVYFVVLSHPGGTTAHKMVLLK; from the coding sequence ATGAAGACTCTAACGGTTCTGGCGATGATCGGCTGGGGTACGATTCTATTCGGTCAGCCGGTGGGAAGCACCTATGTAGCGGGCGATACGCGGTACGACTATCAGCACAACGGCTCCTGTGGGCGGATGATCGGATTGGATGATAGCGGATACGTGCACGTGGTGTGGATGCGAGGTTATAATATTGGGGAACGCCGTATTTTCTACAATCGCTGGAGTCCGGCGGCGGATTCCTTCGATTTCCCGGGGGGAACACTGGCGGATCAATCGCAATTAGCAGGCTACGTGACACTGGCGGTTACAGGTGACGGATGTCCGATTCCCGCCTTTCATCAGATCAATTACGCGGCTGATTACAACGCGCATACTGCTGTGTCTCTCTGTCTTGAGAGCACGTCCATGCCGCCGTGGCGATACTATGCCGGCGCGTCAATTGAGATCATCTGGCCGATTATCGCACTCTCCGGGGATTCCGTGATTCATATCATCAGCCGCGAAAACAACGCGATGGGGATATTGTATGATCCCTTGTACTACTCCCGAGGAGTTCTGCAGCGGGATTCAGTCGGGGGGATGGCCGTCTGCTGGCAGGATTACGACGGTTCCGGTTTTGAAGTCTTGGACACCGTCGCCACTTTCTCGTTCACGGTAGCGGCAGCACGATATTCAGGCCGAGCGGTGCGCGGATGGGGAAAGGTTATCGGATGGTCACCGCATAGTCCGTATGATCCTCTGCTATACAATAACGATATCATTCTGGAGTTTTCTAACGATGCCGGGATCTCGTGGGGCAATCGGTACAATATCACCCAGTTCACGCCTCCCGACACCGCATGGCATAATCAAGGCGGGCACTGGCAAGTCTGCAATCGGGATACGCTCCGCTCCTTTACGGATCTCAGCCTTCTTTTCGATCCGGACGACGTGCTTCACGCGGCGTTCACGGTCGTTCCGTTCTATCACTGGCGGAACGACACCGTTGGTCCTTATACCACTCGCGGTGCCAGCCTGATCTATCACTGGAACGAAGCGACCGGGCAGTTTAGCCTGATCGCCGACGGCTGGATCCCGGCGGGTTGCGGTCGGTGGCAGACCATCGTGCAGCGGCCCAGCCTGGCAATGGACGAGGAAACCGGCGATCTCTACTGTGCCTACGTCCGCTATGACACGGCTCAGGTATCTGAACAGGGCTGGTTCAATGCGGACGTGTGGATTTCGGTTTCGACCAACGGCGGATCAAGCTGGAGCGTGGGCACGAACGTAACCCGCACGGCTCCGCTGAACATCCCTGCGCCACCGGGCGACAGCCGCAGCGAGCGGGAACCTACTCTCGCTGAGACCGTGCAGGACGGATTCCTCCATCTTTCCTACGTTCTTGATTTGGACGCGGGTTCCCTGCCTCAAGACGAAGGAACCGCTACCCAGAATGACTTTCTCTACCAGCGGATTCCGGTGGATTCGATTCCGACCGCGCCGATTTTGCCGAACTACCCGTTGCGGTGGGATTCGACGGGATTCGCAAGTTCGCCGCCGCGAGCGGATCGTATCGTACCCGAGAGATACATCCTATATGCTCCCTATCCGAATCCTTTCAACAGCACGGTTCAATTGCAGTTTGAGTTGCCGAGGGAGGCCAATGTCAATCTTAGAGTGTTTGACGTCTTAG